Proteins encoded by one window of Culicoides brevitarsis isolate CSIRO-B50_1 chromosome 2, AGI_CSIRO_Cbre_v1, whole genome shotgun sequence:
- the LOC134830458 gene encoding zinc transporter ZIP11, whose product MIQGYGPVTQALLGTLLTWGLTALGAGLVVFINGNQRKTLDTALGFAAGVMIAASFWSLLAPAIELAEDSGTYGNKGEFAFIPIAAGFLLGAIFVFGCDKLISFLGINTSSMMIQLTTQSKDKAEIALDDQNLAEHGKTNGDEKNGSAEGLAVEMNSFADCLTTQHTTVAKKRRRGSTDHSKDGNTYTDATQTRAEHQISQWKRIMLLVIAITVHNIPEGLAVGVSFGAIGKTPTATFEAARNLAVGIGIQNFPEGLAVSLPLHAAGFSLGKAFWYGQLSGMVEPIFGILGAVAVTIATVILPYALSFAAGAMIYIVADDILPEAHAEGNGLLATWGCILGFVVMMCLDVGLG is encoded by the exons atgATCCAAGGATATGGTCCCGTCACACAAGCACTACTCGGAACACTTCTCACGTGGGGCTTAACGGCACTCGGCGCCGGTCTCGTTGTCTTCATTAACGGCAATCAACGCAAAACACTCGATACAGCGTTAGGATTCGCTGCTGGCGTCATGATAGCTGCCTCATTTTGGTCTCTCTTGGCGCCGGCAATCGAACTAGCGGAAGATTCCGGAACGTATGGCAACAAAGGTGAATTTGCCTTTATTCCCATTGCTGCCGGCTTTTTGCTAGGAGCGATTTTCGTCTTTGGCTGCGACAAATTAATCAGTTTTTTGGGCATCAACACGTCTTCGATGATGATCCAGCTGACGACGCAAAGTAAGGACAAGGCAGAAATCGCACTGGATGACCAAAATTTGGCGGAACATggaaaaa caaATGGCGACGAAAAAAACGGAAGCGCAGAAGGACTTGCAGTAGAAATGAACAGTTTTGCGGATTGTTTGACGACGCAACACACAACGGTAGCGAAAAAACGAAGGAGAGGCAGCACGGATCACTCAAAGGACGGAAATACGTACACAGATGCGACACAAACGCGTGCCGAACATCAAATTTCGCAATGGAAGCGGATAATGTTGCTCGTTATCGCGATTACGGTGCATAACATTCcagaag gctTAGCAGTCGGAGTCTCATTCGGCGCCATCGGAAAAACCCCCACAGCGACTTTTGAAGCTGCCAGAAACCTCGCCGTTGGCATCGGGATCCAAAATTTCCCCGAAGGACTCGCTGTGAGTTTGCCTCTGCATGCTGCGGGCTTCAGTCTTGGCAAGGCATTCTGGTACGGACAGTTATCGGGCATGGTTGAGCCTATTTTTGGGATTTTAGGAGCAGTAGCTGTCACAATAGCGACCGTGATTCTCCCTTATGCGCTCTCATTTGCTGCTGGCGCGATGATTTACATCGTTGCCGACGATATTTTGCCGGAAGCTCATGCaga agGAAATGGCCTGTTAGCGACTTGGGGATGCATTCTCGGATTCGTCGTGATGATGTGCCTTGATGTTGGACTTGGTTGA